Below is a genomic region from candidate division SR1 bacterium Aalborg_AAW-1.
GTGAGAGAAGTTTCTTATCTGAAGACGTGCTTGCTCATAATGTGACTTCTATCCAAAACCAAATACAGTATCTGATCAACAATATCAAAGATATCCTTGGCGAAGACCTTCAAACAGATCCAGTCTTTAATAATAAAGATTTTTATAAGGATATGACATTCTTAGATTTCCTTCGTGAAGCAGGAAAATATATCACGGTGAACAGTATGATGTCACGTGAAACGGTGAAAAAAAGAATTGAAGATCCTGACAAAAGTATCTCGTATACCGAGTTTAGTTATATGCTGATCCAGGGGTATGATTTCTATAAGTTTTATACAGAACACGATTGTAAACTTCAGATCGCTGGCTCTGATCAATGGGGGAATCTTACCGTAGGTACGGAACTTATCCGTAAAAAAGCTAATGGGACTGCCTATGGATTTACTTGTCCTCTGATTTTGGATAGTAATGGAAAGAAATTTGGTAAATCTGAGTGAAATGCAATTTTCTTGGATACCAATAAATCAAGTCCATACTTTATCTATCAGTATTTCTTGAATATTGCGGATGACGATGTGGAGAGATTCTTGAAGTTGTTCACGTTCTATACTTTCGATGAGATTTCTGCTATCGTAGCAGAACATAATACCAATCCTGCAGCTCGCTATGGTCAGATGAAATTAGCAAGTTATATCGTATCGCTGATCGCTGGACCTGAAGCAGCAGAACAAGCAAAAAAGATGACAACAATTCTGTTCTGACAGGGTGATATTCTCGAACTCGTGAAGTGATTGTCTGCAGATGATATCCGTGCTCTCAACTCTGAAACTGGAGGAAGTACACGAGATGGGTCAGACATCTCTGTGATCGAATTATTGGTATCATCAGGATATGCCTCATCGAATGGAGAAGCCAAAAAACTCATCCAAGGTGGAGGAGTATCGCTGAATGAGGTGAAAGTCACTGACTTAGGACAGAAAGTAACACAAGATGATATCATTAATGGAGTAGTTCTTCTTAGAAAAGGAAAGAAAGGGTTTAAGGTAGTAAAAGTAGTGTAAATTTATTAGTTCAGAGTTTTATTGTCATTGCGAGGGACGAAAAATATCTTGATAAAGAGGTAAAAATACTTAAAAATTGAATATAGATTTATTGAAAGCTTTTATTTTTATTAAAGTATATATAAATGAAGAAACTTTTATTACTTATAATATTTTTATTGTCATTTGGTTATTCTTTTGCTGCATATACTGTTTTAGAGGTTATAGATTGAGACACAGTAAAATTGCAAAAAGAAAACAGTACAAAAACTATTACAGTCAGAATGATAGGTATAGATGCACCTGAAAGTACATCATTAAGGTTATGATATACACAATGTTTTTGAGATGAAGCTACTAATCACTTAAAATCTTTATTAGATTGAAAGAAAGTTAATATATTGTTTGATGCAACGCAATGAACAAAAGATAAATATGATAGAACTTTAGCTTATATTATATGAGAAGATAAAATAGACTATAACCGTCAAATGATTGTAGATTGATTTGCTTATGAATATACTTATAATATTAAATATAAAAGACAATGAATATACAAACAAGCACAAAAGACTGCATCAAAAAAGAATAATGGTTTGCGATCTAATTGAACCTGTGGAATGAATAATATAACTACTACAATTCAATCTACTAAACCCACAGAACCTGTCGTAACTACTCCAACTATTAAAGCATGATATTATAATGACAATAGTGGTTGTTACTATATGGATAGTAATGGTATTAAATCTTATGGAGTTTCTTCAAGTATGTGTTGATGATCTTCAAGTTATTCATCAAACTCATCATATACCTATAAAACCTACATAACTTGACCAAGATGATGATGTTATTATATAACAGAAAAATGAAATAAAGAATATGTTGATAAATCATATTGTAGTTCATAAATATATTTATATAAAAA
It encodes:
- the nucH gene encoding Thermonuclease precursor — encoded protein: MKKLLLLIIFLLSFGYSFAAYTVLEVIDGDTVKLQKENSTKTITVRMIGIDAPESTSLRLGYTQCFGDEATNHLKSLLDGKKVNILFDATQGTKDKYDRTLAYIIGEDKIDYNRQMIVDGFAYEYTYNIKYKRQGIYKQAQKTASKKNNGLRSNGTCGMNNITTTIQSTKPTEPVVTTPTIKAGYYNDNSGCYYMDSNGIKSYGVSSSMCGGSSSYSSNSSYTYKTYITGPRGGCYYITEKGNKEYVDKSYCSS
- the tyrS gene encoding Tyrosine--tRNA ligase, translating into MLPLKQELEQRGLLNQYTDESLFDLYDQGGQKFYFGMDPTADSLHLGNFVNFMNAVHLMRRGNVCIPLVGGATGMIGDPGGKDSERSFLSEDVLAHNVTSIQNQIQYLINNIKDILGEDLQTDPVFNNKDFYKDMTFLDFLREAGKYITVNSMMSRETVKKRIEDPDKSISYTEFSYMLIQGYDFYKFYTEHDCKLQIAGSDQWGNLTVGTELIRKKANGTAYGFTCPLILDSNGKKFGKSEGNAIFLDTNKSSPYFIYQYFLNIADDDVERFLKLFTFYTFDEISAIVAEHNTNPAARYGQMKLASYIVSLIAGPEAAEQAKKMTTILFGQGDILELVKGLSADDIRALNSETGGSTRDGSDISVIELLVSSGYASSNGEAKKLIQGGGVSLNEVKVTDLGQKVTQDDIINGVVLLRKGKKGFKVVKVV